The genomic DNA GGGGGGAAGCAGCGGATGGTCCCCTTGGGGGTGCGTTCGATCGAATCGATTCAGATGTATATCGATCAATTGAGGGTCCGCTTGGTGGCGCTGGCGGCAACGACGCCCGAACACCTGTTCCTCAGCCGCAGCGGTCAGGCGTTGGATCGCGTGCAGGTCTGGCGATTGGTCAAGCGATACGCCCAGCGGGCGGGGATCTCCGACGACATCAGCCCGCACAGTTTGCGGCACAGTTTTGCGACGCACCTGTTGGCTGGCGGAGCGGGACTGCGGCAGGTCCAGGAGATGCTGGGGCATGCCAACATCCAGACGACGCAGATCTATACCCACGTCGACCACAGTCGCTTGCAGAAGGTGCATCGCGAGTTCCATCCGCGGGCTTAACCGGTGATCGGTTCGCGGAGGAGCGAGTTCTGCGTTTGGGCGGCCTGCGGCGGGAAGGCTGTTTAGACGATGGTGTTGTTGGTCGTCAGTAGCTGGGCTTCGTGCGTCGCGAGCAGCGTGCGGACTCTTTCGGCCAGCAGTCGCGGGCTGAACGGTTTGTGCATAATTCCTGCCAGTTGCAGTCGGTTCTGCAGATGATCTTTGTCCAGTTCTAGCCCTCGGGCAGTGCAGAGCACGACGGGAAGGTGGACGAATCGGGGGGATTCGCGGAGGCGTTGGATCAGATCCAGCCCGCTGCACAGAGGCATTTGGTGGTCGGTGATCAGCATGTCGTACTCGCCAGCGTGCAGCTGATGTTGGGCTTGTTCCCCATCGCTTACCGAGTCGACTGTGAACCCTACTTGTTTGAGGGCGAACACGATCACCCTTCGAAAAACGGGATCGTCTTCAGCAACAAGAATCTGTTTTGAAGTCATCTGGCTCATGGTTTGCTGGGGATGTGAATAGCGCGATCGACCGATGGGGTGTCGAATCGCCGCTGACACCTCCGCCGAGAAAATTTAGGACAGGATCGCTGGATCGACGTCGGCGACGCGTTGCGAAACTGCCACATCGCGAAAATTAGGTCGCTGAATCCGGCATAATCGGCACGAATGGTCGCTGTTGAATGTGGGAAACCCGCAATTACAGATGGGGGGTGTTCTCTTTTTGCACCATCGAGAATCATGCCGCAGGGGGGCAGGTGCCGACATTTGGGAGTGTTGGAAGGGTTGAAATCGCCGTTTCGTGATCGCGTAAAAGCGTGG from Rosistilla oblonga includes the following:
- a CDS encoding response regulator, translating into MTSKQILVAEDDPVFRRVIVFALKQVGFTVDSVSDGEQAQHQLHAGEYDMLITDHQMPLCSGLDLIQRLRESPRFVHLPVVLCTARGLELDKDHLQNRLQLAGIMHKPFSPRLLAERVRTLLATHEAQLLTTNNTIV